One window of the Doryrhamphus excisus isolate RoL2022-K1 chromosome 10, RoL_Dexc_1.0, whole genome shotgun sequence genome contains the following:
- the LOC131136596 gene encoding uncharacterized protein C6orf163 homolog: MTSVVQIFARDCSGWRVKHTHKNSSVGPQPSSSNTQSGIVAGSISAEMANIGDLQVKELNKRASGQAFELLLSPSSDIKTQFPLSPLKKKEISLDEIMRKLEAADERRKNHEAEVLKNLAEKREHEKEVIQRAIDECYKFSKNTQEKLTQKMVAAEERHKIHEAEVMKNLAEKREREKEVLQRAIDEGCNFSKTTQEKLNQKMEAAEERHKSHEAEVLKQLSEKREHEREVLQRAIDECCNFSKTTKEKLNQKMEANQDNRNARMAALDKKLKDKDKKIEELKKTRV; encoded by the exons ATGACGTCAGTGGTACAGATTTTTGCGCGAGACTGCTCAGGTTGGCgggttaaacacacacacaaaaactcgAGTGTAGGTCCTCAACCGAGCTCTTCTAACACACAAAG TGGTATTGTTGCTGGCAGCATCTCGGCTGAAATGGCAAACATTGGAG ACCTCCAAGTTAAGGAGCTGAACAAGCGGGCTTCAGGTCAGGCGTTTGAGCTCCTCCTGAGCCCCTCCTCTGACATCAAAACGCAGTTTCCACTGTCCCCACTCAAAAAGAAGGAAATATCACTGGATGAGATTATGCGGAAACTGGAAGCGGCAGATGAGCGACGCAAG aaccACGAGGCAGAAGTGCTGAAAAACCTGGCGGAGAAACGAGAGCACGAGAAGGAAGTGATCCAAAGGGCCATTGATGAATGCTACAAATTTAGCAAGAACACCCAAGAGAAGCTTACTCAAAAGATGGTGGCTGCGGAGGAAAGACACAAG atCCACGAAGCGGAAGTAATGAAAAACCTCGCTGAGAAAAGAGAGCGTGAAAAGGAAGTGCTCCAGCGGGCCATCGATGAAGGCTGCAACTTCAGCAAGACCACTCAGGAGAAGCTTAACCAGAAAATGGAGGCTGCGGAAGAAAGACAcaag agcCACGAGGCTGAAGTATTGAAACAATTGTCTGAGAAACGAGAGCACGAGAGGGAAGTCCTCCAGCGGGCTATTGACGAATGCTGCAACTTCAGCAAGACCACGAAAGAGAAGCTCAATCAGAAGATGGAGGCCAACCAGGACAACCGCAACGCACGAATGGCTGCTCTTGATAAAAAACTCAAAGACAAG GACAAGAAGATTGAAGAATTGAAGAAAACAAGAGTCTGA
- the paqr7b gene encoding membrane progestin receptor alpha-B yields MATVVMEQIGRLFINAQQLRQIPQLLESAFPTLPCTVKVTDVPWVFQERHILTGYRQPDQSWRYYFLTLFQRHNETINVWTHLLAALVILVKWQEISETVDFLRDPHAQPLFLILLAAFTYLSFSALAHLLSAKSELSHYTFYFLDYVGVAVYQYGSALAHYYYAIEETWHARVQGLFLPAAAFLAWLTCFGCCYGKYASPALPKLTHKLFQVVPSALAYCLDISPVVHRIYTCYQEGCSDPVVAYHLYHVLFFLISAYFFSWPHPESWFPGKCDFIGQGHQIFHVFVMVCTLMQIEALRIDFTERRPLYERLHGDLAHDAIALFIFTTCCSALTAFYVRKRVHASLHEKDH; encoded by the coding sequence ATGGCGACGGTGGTGATGGAGCAGATCGGCCGCTTGTTCATCAACGCCCAGCAGCTGCGTCAGATCCCTCAGCTGCTCGAGTCGGCCTTCCCCACGCTGCCTTGCACCGTCAAGGTGACCGACGTTCCCTGGGTGTTCCAAGAGCGTCACATCCTCACCGGCTACAGGCAGCCGGACCAAAGCTGGCGCTATTACTTCCTCACCCTCTTCCAAAGGCACAACGAGACCATTAACGTATGGACCCATCTCTTGGCCGCCCTGGTCATCTTGGTGAAGTGGCAGGAGATCTCAGAGACGGTGGATTTTTTGCGAGACCCTCACGCTCAGCCCCTCTTTCTCATTCTCCTCGCGGCCTTCACCTACCTCTCCTTCAGTGCGCTCGCTCATCTCTTATCTGCCAAGTCCGAGCTCTCCCACTACACTTTCTACTTCCTGGATTATGTCGGGGTTGCCGTCTACCAGTACGGGAGCGCGTTGGCACACTACTACTATGCCATCGAGGAGACTTGGCACGCCAGGGTGCAAGGGCTCTTCTTACCCGCTGCTGCTTTCTTAGCCTGGCTTACGTGCTTTGGCTGCTGCTACGGTAAATATGCTAGTCCCGCCTTGCCTAAGCTTACTCACAAGCTTTTCCAAGTGGTGCCCTCGGCCTTGGCTTACTGTTTGGACATCAGCCCTGTCGTTCACCGCATCTACACCTGCTACCAGGAAGGCTGCTCCGACCCGGTGGTAGCGTACCACCTCTACCATGTGCTCTTTTTCCTCATCAGCGCCTACTTCTTCTCCTGGCCCCACCCGGAGAGCTGGTTCCCGGGAAAGTGCGACTTCATTGGTCAGGGCCACCAAATCTTTCACGTGTTTGTGATGGTTTGCACCCTGATGCAGATCGAAGCACTGCGAATAGACTTCACCGAGCGGAGGCCGCTGTACGAGCGACTTCACGGCGATCTGGCTCACGACGCCATCGCGCTtttcatcttcaccacctgctGCAGCGCTCTGACTGCTTTTTACGTGCGCAAACGTGTGCATGCTTCTCTCCATGAGAAAGACCATTAA